From Medicago truncatula cultivar Jemalong A17 chromosome 7, MtrunA17r5.0-ANR, whole genome shotgun sequence, a single genomic window includes:
- the LOC11421493 gene encoding UDP-glycosyltransferase 73C6 produces the protein MVLQANINVPHFVLFPLIAQGHIIPMIDIAKLLAQRGVIVTIFTTPKNASRFTSVLSRAVSSGLQIKIVTLNFPSKQVGLPDGCENFDMVNISKDMNMKYNLFHAVSLLQKEGEDLFDKLSPKPSCIISDFCITWTSQIAEKHHIPRISFHGFCCFTLHCMFKVHTSNILESINSETEFFSIPGIPDKIQVTKEQIPGTVKEEKMKGFAEKMQEAEMKSYGVIINSFEELEKEYVNDYKKVRNDKVWCVGPVALCNKDGLDKAQRGNIASISEHNCLNFLDLHKPKSVVYVCLGSLCNLIPSQLIELALGLEATKIPFIWVIREGIYKSEELEKWISDEKFEERNKGRGLIIRGWAPQMVILSHSSIGGFLTHCGWNSTLEGISFGVPMVTWPLFADQFLNEKLVTQVLRIGVSLGVEFPLNWGEEEKLGVVVKKEVIKEAICNVMNEEVEESKERRERANELSEIAKKAVEKGGSSYLNITLLIQDIMQQQSNIKVET, from the coding sequence ATGGTTTTGCAAGCAAACATTAATGTTCCACACTTTGTGTTATTTCCTTTAATAGCACAAGGCCACATTATCCCAATGATAGACATAGCAAAACTCTTAGCACAACGTGGTGTTATTGTTACAATATTCACAACACCAAAAAATGCTTCACGTTTTACTTCAGTTCTTTCTCGTGCTGTTTCTTCTGGCCTTCAAATCAAAATTGTAACCCTAAATTTTCCATCAAAACAAGTTGGATTACCAGACGGTTGCGAGAATTTCGACATGGTGAACATTTCAAAAGACATGAATATGAAGTACAATCTATTCCATGCAGTTTCCTTGCTTCAAAAGGAAGGTGAagatttgtttgataaattgtcACCAAAACCAAGTTGCATTATCTCTGATTTTTGCATAACTTGGACTTCTCAAATAGCTGAAAAACATCACATTCCAAGGATTTCATTCCatggtttttgttgtttcaCCCTCCATTGCATGTTCAAGGTACACACTTCAAATATTCTTGAAAGCATCAATTCAGAGACAGAGTTTTTCTCTATTCCTGGCATACCTGACAAAATTCAAGTCACAAAAGAACAGATACCAGGAACAGTGAAAGAGGAAAAGATGAAGGGGTTTGCTGAGAAAATGCAAGAAGCTGAAATGAAATCATATGGTGTAATCATAAACAGTTTTGAGGAGTTAGAGAAAGAATATGTTAATGATTACAAAAAGGTAAGAAATGATAAGGTTTGGTGTGTTGGTCCTGTTGCACTTTGCAACAAAGATGGTTTAGATAAGGCTCAAAGAGGTAACATAGCTTCAATAAGTGAACATAATTGTTTAAACTTTCTAGATTTGCATAAACCAAAATCTGTTGTTTATGTTTGTCTTGGAAGTTTATGCAATTTAATTCCTTCACAACTTATTGAATTGGCTTTGGGATTAGAAGCAACAAAAATTCCATTTATTTGGGTTATTAGGGAAGGAATTTATAAAAGTGAAGAGTTGGAAAAATGGATTAGTGATGAAAAGTTTGAGGAAAGGAATAAAGGGAGAGGACTTATAATTAGAGGGTGGGCCCCACAAATGGTGATATTATCACATTCTTCAATTGGTGGATTTTTGACTCATTGTGGTTGGAATTCAACACTTGAAGGGATAAGTTTTGGTGTACCAATGGTAACTTGGCCATTATTTGCTGACCAATTTTTGAATGAGAAACTTGTTACTCAAGTTTTGAGGATTGGAGTGAGTCTTGGTGTTGAATTTCCATTGAATTGGGGAGAGGAAGAGAAATTAGGGGTGGTTGTGAAGAAGGAAGTTATTAAAGAGGCAATATGCAATGTGATGAATGAGGAAGTTGAAGAGagtaaagagagaagagaaagggCTAATGAACTTAGTGAGATTGCAAAAAAAGCTGTTGAAAAAGGTGGATCTTCTTATCTTAATATCACTTTGCTTATTCAAGATATCATGCAACAACAATCAAACATCAAAGTTGAAACTTGA
- the LOC11435265 gene encoding UDP-glycosyltransferase 73C1 codes for MASQDPKLHFVLFPMMAQGHMIPMMDIAKILAQHHNVMVTIVTTPHNASRYTSILARYLESGLHIQLVQLKFPFKESGLPEGCENLDMLPSLGAATNFFNSSKFLQQEVEKLFEELTPSPTCIISDMCLPYTVHIARKFNIPRISFGGINCLYLLCLHNLHVNNIMQTMANNEFEYFDVPGIPDKIEINIAQTGLGLKGEAWEQFNSDLAEAEMGTYGVIMNSFEELEPAYAREFKKVKNDKVWCIGPVSLSNTDYLDKIQRGNNNKVSIDEWEHLKWLDSQKQGSVLYACLGSLCNITPLQLIELGLALEATKIPFIWVLREGNELEELKKWIEESGFEERINGRGLVIKGWAPQLLILSHLAIGGFLTHCGWNSTLEAICAGVPMVTWPLFADQFLNECLVVQILKVGVKIGVKSPMKWGEEEDGVLVKKEDIERGIEKLMDETSECKERRKRIRELAEMAKKAVEKGGSSHSNISLFIQDIMKKNKDMMSSFTNGNANSK; via the coding sequence atgGCATCCCAAGATCCAAAGCTCCACTTTGTGTTGTTTCCAATGATGGCACAAGGTCACATGATCCCAATGATGGACATAGCCAAAATATTGGCACAACATCACAATGTTATGGTTACAATAGTAACAACCCCACACAATGCATCTCGTTACACATCAATCCTAGCACGTTATCTTGAATCTGGCCTTCATATTCAATTAGTTCAACTTAAATTTCCATTTAAAGAGTCTGGATTACCAGAAGGGTGTGAGAATCTTGACATGCTACCTTCACTTGGTGCAGCCACAAATTTcttcaattcatcaaaatttcTACAACAAGAAGTTGAAAAGTTGTTTGAAGAGTTAACACCATCACCAACTTGCATTATCTCTGATATGTGTTTGCCATATACAGTTCACATAGCTAGAAAGTTCAATATTCCAAGAATTTCTTTTGGTGGAATAAATTGCTTATATCTTTTGTGTTTGCATAATTTACATGTCAATAATATTATGCAAACCATGGCTAATAATGAATTTGAATACTTTGATGTGCCTGGTATTCCtgacaaaattgaaataaacaTAGCACAGACAGGACTAGGATTAAAGGGTGAAGCTTGGGAACAGTTTAATAGTGATTTGGCAGAAGCTGAAATGGGTACTTATGGTGTAATCATGAATTCTTTTGAAGAGTTAGAGCCAGCATATGCAAGGGAatttaaaaaggtaaaaaatgACAAAGTTTGGTGCATTGGTCCTGTATCACTTAGTAACACTGATTACTTGGATAAGATTCAAAGaggtaataataataaggttTCAATTGATGAATGGGAGCATTTGAAGTGGCTTGATTCTCAGAAACAAGGGAGTGTTCTCTATGCATGCCTTGGAAGTTTATGCAATATAACACCATTACAGTTGATAGAACTTGGTTTAGCATTAGAAGCAACAAAAATACCTTTTATTTGGGTTTTAAGAGAAGGAAATGAATTAgaagaattgaaaaaatggaTTGAGGAAAGTGGATTTGAGGAAAGAATCAATGGTAGAGGCCTAGTGATTAAAGGTTGGGCTCCTCAGTTATTGATATTGTCGCATCTTGCAATTGGAGGATTCTTAACACATTGTGGTTGGAATTCTACTCTTGAAGCAATATGTGCTGGTGTACCAATGGTTACATGGCCACTTTTTGCAGACCAATTTTTGAATGAATGTTTAGTTGTGCAAATATTAAAAGTTGGTGTGAAAATTGGGGTGAAGAGTCCTATGAAATGGGGTGAAGAAGAGGATGGTGTGTTGGTGAAGAAGGAAGATATTGAAAGAGGAATAGAGAAGTTAATGGATGAGACAAGTGAAtgtaaagaaagaagaaaaaggattAGAGAGCTTGCTGAGATGGCTAAAAAGGCTGTAGAAAAAGGTGGATCTTCTCACTCTAATATTTCTTTGTTCATCCAAGATatcatgaagaaaaataaagatatgaTGTCATCATTTACCAATGGAAATGCCaattcaaaatga